One Idiomarina loihiensis L2TR genomic window carries:
- a CDS encoding SAM-dependent methyltransferase has translation MSSGETTMVAPIQYGVLDKLFRTIAFKLLAHLQYGQLTIKEKGTFIETFGHSDKDLNAEIDVKDSSFYRRLVTGGSIGAAELYIDKHWDTPDLTSVIRIFARNLPALDKLETRLAWLTFPFNKYQHWSNRNHKGQAKKNISAHYDLGNELYTRFLDSAMQYSSGLFKEPADSLEQAQCNKMQRLCDSLDLKAQDHLLEIGTGWGGLAIYAAKNYGCRVTTTTISDEQFQYAKQQVEAAGLSDRIELLKRDYRDLEGQYDKLVSVEMIEAVGKEYLPTFFKTCNKLLKEDGRMSLQAITIADQRAKSYARSVDFIQKHIFPGGFLPSLSQMTQLFTRYTDLVVRDVHDFGLSYAKTLRQWEERFNAHESELEKLGYDERFSRLWNYYFSYCEGGFLEQRVSVVQVTASKSQAY, from the coding sequence ATGTCCAGTGGTGAAACAACTATGGTAGCGCCTATTCAGTATGGTGTGTTGGATAAGCTTTTCCGAACTATCGCTTTTAAACTACTAGCTCATTTGCAGTATGGGCAGTTGACGATAAAAGAGAAAGGCACGTTCATTGAAACTTTCGGGCATTCCGATAAAGACCTGAACGCTGAAATTGACGTGAAGGATTCATCTTTTTACCGTCGCCTGGTTACTGGTGGCAGTATTGGTGCAGCCGAGTTGTATATTGATAAGCATTGGGATACCCCCGATTTAACCTCGGTTATTCGTATTTTTGCCCGTAACTTACCGGCCTTAGATAAACTAGAAACGCGACTGGCCTGGTTAACTTTTCCCTTTAATAAATACCAGCATTGGAGTAATCGTAACCACAAAGGACAGGCAAAAAAGAATATCTCCGCTCACTACGATCTGGGCAACGAGCTTTATACCCGTTTTCTTGATAGCGCCATGCAATATTCCAGTGGTTTATTTAAAGAGCCTGCCGACTCACTGGAGCAAGCACAGTGCAATAAAATGCAGCGCTTATGCGATTCGCTTGATTTAAAGGCGCAAGACCACTTGTTGGAAATAGGCACGGGCTGGGGTGGCCTGGCCATTTATGCGGCCAAAAACTATGGTTGCAGGGTAACCACGACGACCATTTCTGATGAGCAGTTTCAGTACGCTAAGCAGCAAGTTGAAGCGGCGGGCTTGTCCGACAGAATTGAACTGTTGAAACGTGACTACCGTGACTTAGAAGGGCAGTACGACAAGTTGGTCTCGGTTGAAATGATAGAAGCGGTAGGAAAGGAATACTTACCGACTTTTTTCAAAACCTGCAACAAACTGTTGAAAGAAGACGGAAGAATGTCGTTACAGGCTATCACTATTGCCGACCAGCGAGCGAAATCCTATGCTCGCTCTGTAGATTTTATTCAAAAGCATATCTTCCCCGGTGGTTTTCTTCCGTCTTTAAGCCAAATGACGCAACTGTTTACGCGTTACACCGACTTGGTGGTACGTGACGTGCACGACTTCGGTCTGAGTTACGCAAAAACCCTGAGACAGTGGGAAGAGCGTTTTAACGCCCATGAAAGCGAGCTCGAAAAGCTTGGCTACGATGAACGCTTTTCCAGACTTTGGAACTACTATTTCAGCTATTGTGAAGGTGGCTTTCTGGAACAACGGGTATCGGTTGTTCAGGTTACCGCCAGCAAATCGCAGGCCTACTAA